From the genome of Flavobacterium ovatum, one region includes:
- the mutL gene encoding DNA mismatch repair endonuclease MutL encodes MSSIIQLLPDHVANQIAAGEVVQRPASVVKELLENAVDAKATDIKLIIKDAGKALVQVIDNGLGMTVTDARLCFERHATSKIRLAEDLFSIGTKGFRGEALASIAAIAHVEMKTKQDQEELGTQIVIEGSKFISQEVAVLPKGTSFSVKNLFFNIPARRNFLKSDTVEYRHVIDEFQRVALAHPNIYFTFYHNGSEMFNLPPSTLRQRVVNVFAGKTNEKLVPVQEETEIVTIQGFVSKPEFAKKSRGEQFFFVNDRFIKSGYLHHAIMAAYDGILKDGAQPSYFLYLTVPPNTIDINIHPTKTEIKFDDEHALYAILRASIKHSLGQFNIAPVLDFDRDSNLDTPYSFKDLEGATPTIQVDRTFNPFSDDKVNKHYSGGSSSNYKKPIATAQWESLYVGLGKEDEFATSGIEFENELVTGSLFNDGEVEQTVRNTYQIHKKYIVSPIKSGMVIVDQQRAHQRVLYEQFLTNMTVHQASSQQLLFPLELYFSTTEMELIADLKLSLVNTGFIFDDSYTEHVVISGIPVNVVESEVSILLEQLLSDLQDGIPENSFSQNDSIAKSMAKSLAVKTGTALTIKEQENLVNGLFACKEPNVSPFQKPTFITMRVEDIDKKFAI; translated from the coding sequence ATGTCCAGTATCATTCAATTACTTCCTGATCATGTTGCCAATCAAATTGCCGCTGGAGAAGTCGTACAACGGCCGGCTTCGGTAGTGAAGGAATTGTTGGAAAATGCAGTTGATGCCAAGGCCACTGATATCAAGCTAATTATTAAAGATGCAGGGAAAGCATTGGTACAAGTCATTGACAACGGATTAGGAATGACAGTTACAGATGCTCGTTTGTGTTTTGAGCGCCACGCCACTTCTAAAATCCGTTTGGCTGAAGATTTATTTTCCATAGGTACAAAAGGTTTTCGTGGCGAAGCATTAGCTTCTATTGCTGCGATTGCCCATGTAGAAATGAAAACCAAGCAAGATCAAGAAGAGCTAGGAACTCAAATTGTGATTGAAGGAAGTAAGTTTATCTCACAAGAGGTAGCGGTTTTACCTAAAGGAACCTCATTTTCGGTCAAAAATCTGTTTTTTAATATTCCAGCTCGTCGTAATTTTTTAAAGTCGGATACGGTGGAATACCGTCATGTTATTGATGAGTTTCAACGAGTAGCCTTGGCGCACCCTAATATCTATTTTACTTTTTACCATAATGGCAGCGAAATGTTTAATTTACCACCTTCCACATTAAGGCAACGTGTAGTAAATGTTTTTGCTGGTAAAACCAACGAAAAGTTAGTTCCTGTTCAAGAGGAAACCGAGATTGTAACCATTCAAGGTTTTGTGAGTAAACCGGAATTTGCCAAAAAAAGTAGGGGAGAGCAATTCTTTTTTGTTAATGATCGATTTATAAAAAGCGGTTATTTGCACCATGCAATTATGGCGGCTTATGATGGGATTTTAAAAGATGGTGCGCAGCCGAGTTATTTTTTATACTTAACCGTGCCACCAAATACCATTGATATTAATATTCATCCTACCAAAACGGAAATTAAGTTTGATGATGAACATGCTTTGTATGCTATTTTAAGAGCTTCTATAAAACATAGTCTAGGTCAGTTTAATATAGCACCTGTTTTGGATTTTGATAGAGATTCGAATCTTGATACGCCATATAGTTTTAAAGATCTGGAAGGAGCAACACCTACGATTCAAGTGGATCGTACCTTTAATCCCTTTTCAGATGATAAAGTAAATAAGCATTATTCAGGAGGTTCTAGTTCGAATTATAAAAAACCAATTGCTACGGCACAATGGGAAAGTTTGTATGTTGGCCTTGGGAAAGAAGATGAATTTGCAACTAGTGGTATTGAATTTGAAAATGAACTGGTAACAGGTTCTTTATTCAATGATGGTGAAGTAGAACAAACGGTACGAAACACCTACCAAATTCATAAAAAATATATTGTGTCACCTATAAAGTCTGGAATGGTGATTGTGGATCAGCAACGAGCACATCAGCGCGTGTTGTATGAGCAGTTTTTGACGAATATGACCGTTCATCAAGCCTCTAGTCAGCAATTGTTGTTTCCTTTGGAGTTGTATTTTTCGACTACCGAAATGGAATTGATTGCCGACTTGAAATTGTCTTTGGTCAACACTGGATTTATATTTGACGATTCATACACAGAGCATGTTGTGATTTCTGGAATTCCAGTCAATGTGGTCGAAAGTGAAGTGTCGATTTTATTAGAACAATTATTAAGTGACTTACAAGATGGTATTCCTGAAAATAGTTTCAGTCAAAATGATTCAATTGCTAAATCCATGGCAAAGAGTTTAGCCGTCAAAACAGGCACCGCTTTAACCATTAAAGAACAAGAAAATTTAGTTAACGGACTTTTTGCTTGCAAAGAGCCTAATGTTTCCCCTTTTCAAAAACCAACTTTCATCACCATGCGTGTGGAAGATATAGATAAAAAATTTGCAATATGA
- a CDS encoding rhomboid family intramembrane serine protease, which translates to MMNVTDTVKQIIIINILFFIGTQFVGDPAYKVLAMFFPENSDFHGWQIITHMFMHGGLMHIFFNMFALYSFGSAMEHFWGGRKFLFFYISCGLGAAALHTAINYYYFNQAIDIITSSGFAKEDVMQLLNQGKINTQWQEILTVSQFQNFMSSFGGVMVGASGAIYGVIVAFAFMFPNAELSLMFIPIPIKAKYFVPGLVLIDLYLGVSGQSIFGGSGGGGIAHFAHVGGALCGLLIMWYWKKNQFNDNRWN; encoded by the coding sequence ATGATGAATGTAACCGATACGGTAAAACAAATAATTATAATAAACATCCTGTTTTTTATAGGTACTCAATTTGTAGGTGATCCTGCGTATAAAGTCTTAGCCATGTTTTTTCCTGAAAACTCAGATTTTCATGGTTGGCAAATTATCACACACATGTTTATGCATGGTGGATTGATGCATATCTTTTTTAATATGTTTGCTTTGTATTCTTTTGGTTCGGCGATGGAACATTTTTGGGGAGGACGCAAGTTTCTGTTTTTTTATATTTCCTGTGGATTGGGTGCGGCAGCATTGCATACAGCAATTAATTACTATTATTTTAATCAAGCTATTGATATCATTACTTCTAGTGGATTTGCGAAAGAAGATGTTATGCAACTTTTGAACCAAGGGAAAATCAATACACAGTGGCAAGAGATTCTTACCGTTTCACAATTTCAAAACTTTATGAGTTCTTTTGGTGGTGTAATGGTTGGAGCTTCTGGGGCTATTTATGGAGTGATCGTTGCTTTTGCTTTTATGTTTCCTAATGCTGAATTATCATTAATGTTTATTCCAATTCCAATTAAAGCGAAGTATTTTGTACCTGGATTGGTGTTGATTGATTTGTATTTGGGAGTTTCAGGACAATCTATTTTTGGAGGTTCTGGAGGTGGTGGAATTGCTCATTTTGCTCACGTAGGTGGTGCGTTATGCGGGCTTTTGATTATGTGGTATTGGAAGAAAAATCAATTCAATGACAATCGTTGGAACTAG
- a CDS encoding rhomboid family intramembrane serine protease yields the protein MNILEDLKVQYKLGGIAYRLIYWNVGCFLISLVFFYQYQGGNFNFPSWIALKTDPAPFIYAPWTFLTYAFFHDGFLHLLFNMIILNFSSQLFLTYFTQKQFLGLYFLSAIFAGAVFVGSYYFMNISSGIVGASAAIMAILVAVTTYQPLMNVRLMLIGNVKLWHITAVILILDLMQFRLGNTGGHISHLSGALFGLVFIKLLQNGTDLSKLVSGVIDFAANLFNKSGKMPFKKVHKNYSKPIEKRESRIVTKDKSQQQIDEILDKISQSGYDSLTKEEKEFLFKVGK from the coding sequence ATGAATATTTTAGAAGATTTAAAAGTACAATACAAACTCGGAGGAATAGCCTATAGATTAATCTACTGGAATGTGGGTTGTTTTCTGATTTCATTAGTTTTTTTCTACCAATATCAAGGAGGCAATTTTAATTTCCCTTCTTGGATTGCATTGAAAACAGATCCAGCTCCATTTATTTATGCTCCATGGACTTTTTTAACGTATGCTTTCTTTCATGACGGATTTCTGCATTTGTTATTCAATATGATAATATTGAACTTTTCCAGCCAGTTATTTTTAACTTATTTTACCCAAAAGCAGTTTTTAGGACTTTATTTTCTAAGCGCCATTTTTGCAGGTGCTGTTTTTGTAGGGAGTTATTATTTTATGAATATAAGTTCTGGAATTGTAGGAGCATCGGCTGCAATAATGGCTATTTTGGTGGCGGTAACTACATATCAGCCTCTAATGAATGTTCGCTTAATGTTGATTGGAAATGTGAAATTATGGCATATTACAGCTGTTATTTTGATTTTAGATTTAATGCAATTTCGTTTAGGTAATACTGGTGGACATATTTCGCATTTGTCAGGAGCTTTGTTCGGTTTGGTTTTTATTAAATTATTACAAAACGGAACTGATCTAAGTAAGTTGGTGTCTGGAGTGATTGATTTTGCTGCTAATTTGTTTAATAAATCTGGAAAAATGCCGTTTAAGAAAGTACATAAAAATTATTCTAAACCTATCGAAAAGAGAGAATCTAGAATTGTCACAAAAGATAAATCACAACAGCAGATTGATGAAATTCTAGATAAAATCAGTCAATCAGGGTATGATAGTCTGACCAAAGAGGAAAAAGAATTTTTGTTTAAAGTAGGAAAGTAG
- a CDS encoding endonuclease/exonuclease/phosphatase family protein — MKKLSWFNRGMFFFNIVLTIVTFIAYILPFLAPKMFPILSVLTLFMPAFFIFNTLFFLYWAIQFKKRMVLSGLVLLMGITFINKFYKFSTKEYPEDEKDFVVMSYNVRLLNLFKWLDKEDVPHNILSFINDKNPNILCIQEYSHSANIDLKIYPHKYIYMTGNKIKTGQAIFSKFPIIDQGNIVFPNSNNNVIYADIKKGKDIIRIYNMHLQSIKISPDVNEISENIDAMNQGKSQIMLFRISKAFKQQQDQAEILKEHKRQCKYPVIICGDMNNSAFSYVYRNIKGNLKDSFEEAGLGFGQTYKFKYYPARIDYIFVDQSIKVKTFESFSDFENSDHYPIMAKISLD, encoded by the coding sequence ATGAAGAAGCTTTCATGGTTCAATAGAGGGATGTTTTTTTTTAATATTGTATTAACTATCGTCACGTTTATCGCTTACATTTTGCCTTTTTTGGCACCCAAAATGTTTCCGATATTATCTGTGTTAACACTCTTCATGCCCGCTTTTTTTATTTTCAATACGCTGTTTTTTCTTTATTGGGCAATACAATTCAAAAAACGTATGGTGCTTTCTGGATTAGTACTGTTGATGGGGATTACTTTTATAAATAAATTTTATAAATTTTCTACTAAAGAATATCCAGAAGACGAGAAAGATTTTGTGGTAATGAGTTATAACGTTCGTCTGCTGAACCTTTTCAAATGGTTAGATAAAGAAGATGTGCCACACAATATTTTGTCTTTCATTAATGATAAAAACCCTAATATTCTCTGCATCCAAGAATATTCGCATTCGGCTAATATTGATTTGAAAATTTATCCTCATAAGTATATTTACATGACGGGGAATAAAATTAAAACTGGACAAGCTATTTTTTCTAAATTCCCTATTATTGACCAAGGAAATATAGTTTTTCCCAACTCGAATAACAACGTTATTTATGCTGATATAAAGAAAGGGAAAGATATTATTCGTATTTATAATATGCATTTACAATCCATTAAGATTTCTCCAGATGTCAATGAGATTTCTGAAAATATTGACGCAATGAATCAGGGGAAATCCCAAATAATGCTTTTTAGAATCAGTAAAGCATTTAAACAACAGCAAGACCAAGCTGAAATTTTAAAGGAACATAAGAGACAATGCAAATACCCTGTAATCATCTGTGGAGATATGAATAACAGTGCTTTCTCTTATGTGTATAGAAATATTAAAGGAAACCTAAAAGATAGTTTTGAAGAGGCCGGTCTTGGCTTTGGGCAAACGTATAAATTCAAATATTACCCAGCTAGAATTGATTATATTTTTGTGGACCAAAGCATAAAAGTCAAAACTTTTGAGAGTTTTTCAGATTTTGAAAACTCGGACCATTATCCTATTATGGCTAAAATCTCTTTGGACTAG
- a CDS encoding WbqC family protein, which translates to MDTLLHPTYFPSISHFSAMVQADEIVFEVEDNFQKQTNRNRTYIYSPNGIQLLNIPIKHSKDNHQKTKEILIDSDFDWQKQHFKSLEAAYRSSPFFEHFEDDITPLFEKKHKFLLDLNFEVFEFLTKCLRIKLAFTTTTEYFHEIDSNVTKDYRFLANGKKDSSVFEPYQQVFDDKHGFINNLSVLDLIFNEGKFTIDYAKNQTLLLP; encoded by the coding sequence ATGGACACCTTACTTCACCCTACTTATTTTCCGTCTATCAGTCATTTTTCGGCTATGGTGCAGGCAGATGAAATTGTTTTTGAAGTGGAAGACAATTTCCAAAAACAGACCAATAGAAACCGCACTTATATATATAGTCCAAATGGAATTCAGTTATTAAATATCCCTATCAAACATTCCAAAGACAATCATCAAAAAACAAAGGAAATTTTGATTGATTCTGACTTCGATTGGCAAAAGCAGCATTTCAAATCCTTAGAAGCAGCTTATAGAAGTTCGCCTTTTTTTGAACATTTTGAAGATGATATCACTCCTTTATTCGAGAAAAAACACAAATTTTTGCTCGATTTGAATTTTGAAGTATTCGAATTTCTAACCAAATGTTTACGCATTAAACTAGCCTTTACTACCACCACCGAATATTTTCATGAAATCGATTCTAATGTTACCAAAGATTATCGTTTCTTGGCCAACGGAAAAAAAGACAGTTCGGTTTTTGAACCTTATCAACAAGTTTTTGATGATAAACACGGTTTTATAAATAACTTGAGCGTCTTGGATTTGATATTTAATGAAGGAAAGTTCACGATTGATTATGCAAAGAACCAAACTTTGCTACTCCCATAA
- the lepB gene encoding signal peptidase I, with the protein MTLIQWFVFFLFIQVVHFISTWKLYEAAGRNKWEAAIPVYNAIVLMKIIGRPSWWTILLFIPIINLIMFPVIWVETLRSFGKRSTVDTLLAIFTCGLYVGYINYTQKLEYISDRSLSPENKTADTVSSLLFAIVVATIVHTYFVQPYTIPTSSLEKSLLVGDFLFVSKVNYGARVPMTTVALPMVHDSIPATKRKSYLSWPQLPYLRLPAIEKINRTDIVVFNWPVDTVHYFFEPKGRPGVIKPIDKESNYVKRCVGIPGDNLSIKDGIVYIDGKVLVLPERAKPQFSYAVAIDGKTPIDFESLIKKLDITDGAGFKDETSRDTVYFRALTATSAEVLKNTAGITAVKQEIARGTESGIFPHINKWNRDNFGPIYIPQAGKKVSLTLETLPFYERIIKAYEKDENGNNNDLKVTGNEIRLNGQIVTTYTFKQDYYWMMGDNRHNSEDSRYWGFVPEDHIVGKPVFIWMSWDTNGKGINKVRWDRVFTTVSGEGQPQSYFKYFLIFLALYFVGEHFYKKRKENKDL; encoded by the coding sequence ATGACACTAATTCAATGGTTTGTGTTTTTTCTTTTCATCCAAGTCGTTCACTTTATAAGTACTTGGAAATTATACGAAGCCGCAGGAAGGAATAAATGGGAAGCTGCAATTCCTGTTTATAATGCGATCGTACTTATGAAAATTATAGGTCGCCCTAGTTGGTGGACCATTTTACTTTTTATCCCAATCATTAACCTAATTATGTTTCCTGTAATTTGGGTAGAAACCCTAAGAAGTTTTGGAAAACGTAGTACAGTTGACACACTTTTAGCTATTTTTACTTGTGGTTTGTATGTGGGATACATCAATTACACTCAAAAATTAGAATACATTTCAGACCGTAGCTTAAGTCCTGAAAACAAAACAGCTGATACCGTAAGCTCATTACTATTTGCCATTGTGGTAGCAACTATAGTTCACACCTATTTTGTTCAACCTTATACAATCCCAACCTCATCCTTAGAAAAATCACTACTAGTTGGAGATTTCCTTTTTGTGAGCAAAGTCAATTATGGAGCTAGAGTACCAATGACAACCGTAGCATTACCAATGGTTCACGACTCTATCCCAGCAACCAAAAGAAAATCTTATTTATCATGGCCGCAATTACCTTACTTAAGATTACCAGCCATAGAAAAAATCAACCGTACCGACATTGTGGTTTTCAACTGGCCGGTAGATACTGTACATTACTTTTTTGAGCCAAAAGGTCGTCCTGGTGTTATCAAACCTATCGACAAAGAATCAAACTATGTAAAGAGATGTGTTGGTATTCCTGGAGATAATTTATCTATCAAAGACGGAATCGTTTATATTGACGGGAAAGTATTGGTTTTGCCAGAAAGAGCTAAACCGCAATTTTCTTATGCAGTCGCTATAGACGGAAAAACGCCTATTGATTTTGAATCATTAATCAAAAAATTAGACATTACAGATGGTGCCGGTTTCAAGGACGAAACTTCTCGTGATACGGTTTATTTCAGAGCATTAACTGCTACTAGTGCCGAAGTATTAAAAAATACCGCTGGAATTACAGCTGTAAAACAAGAAATTGCAAGAGGTACTGAAAGTGGAATTTTTCCCCATATAAACAAATGGAATAGAGATAATTTTGGACCAATATACATTCCCCAAGCAGGGAAAAAGGTTTCGTTAACACTTGAAACACTTCCTTTTTACGAAAGAATCATCAAAGCATACGAAAAAGACGAGAACGGCAATAACAATGACCTAAAAGTAACTGGAAACGAAATCCGATTAAACGGTCAAATTGTTACCACCTACACTTTCAAACAAGATTACTACTGGATGATGGGTGACAACCGTCACAACTCTGAAGATAGTCGTTACTGGGGATTTGTTCCAGAAGACCATATTGTAGGAAAACCTGTTTTCATCTGGATGAGTTGGGATACTAACGGTAAAGGAATCAACAAAGTGCGTTGGGACCGTGTGTTCACAACCGTAAGCGGCGAAGGACAACCACAATCATACTTCAAATATTTCTTGATTTTCTTAGCGCTCTATTTCGTAGGAGAACATTTTTATAAAAAAAGAAAAGAGAACAAAGATCTTTAG
- the dapB gene encoding 4-hydroxy-tetrahydrodipicolinate reductase, which translates to MKIALLGYGKMGQVIERIALERGHEIVLKKDEFNTYDGLATADVAIDFSVPMAAVDNISSCFHANVPVVSGTTGWLEHYDEMIALCAAKNGGFISSSNFSLGVNIFFELNDYLAKMMANLDSYNVTMEEIHHIHKLDAPSGTAISLAKGVIENSNYTNWTLEEAKENEIHIEAVRLDEVPGTHTVNYNSNVDSIEIKHTAHTREGFAFGAVVAAEWLAGKQGVFSMKDVLNIK; encoded by the coding sequence ATGAAAATTGCGCTTTTAGGATACGGAAAAATGGGTCAAGTAATCGAAAGAATTGCTCTAGAAAGAGGTCATGAAATCGTTTTGAAAAAAGACGAATTCAACACCTATGATGGACTAGCAACGGCTGATGTCGCTATTGACTTTAGCGTCCCTATGGCCGCAGTGGACAATATCTCTAGTTGTTTTCATGCTAATGTGCCAGTGGTTTCTGGAACAACAGGATGGCTAGAACATTATGACGAAATGATTGCTTTGTGTGCCGCAAAAAACGGAGGATTTATTTCTAGTTCTAACTTTAGTCTTGGTGTAAATATCTTTTTTGAACTTAATGATTATTTAGCTAAAATGATGGCCAATCTAGACAGTTACAACGTGACGATGGAAGAGATTCACCACATTCACAAACTAGATGCTCCAAGCGGAACTGCTATTTCACTAGCCAAAGGCGTGATTGAAAACAGTAACTATACTAACTGGACACTAGAAGAAGCAAAAGAAAACGAAATTCATATTGAAGCCGTTCGTTTAGATGAAGTTCCTGGAACACATACTGTAAATTACAACTCAAACGTAGATAGTATCGAAATCAAACATACTGCTCATACTCGCGAAGGTTTTGCTTTTGGGGCTGTCGTTGCTGCAGAATGGTTAGCAGGGAAACAAGGGGTTTTCTCTATGAAAGATGTATTAAACATCAAATAA
- a CDS encoding DUF5683 domain-containing protein, whose amino-acid sequence MNKIVSIVLLLFILGTTFVFAQGGKAEPVVTTQNLVKSNDIDPLTPAKAAFYSAILPGLGQAYNKKYWKIPLVYGAIGTSLYFYLDSQKKYNLFRNAYKQRLEGFTDDKYSYLDDSRLISAQKFYQRNRDLSALFVVGFYVLNIIDANVDAALLQFNVDENLSLKPSLYQNELNAKTNLGLTLNYNF is encoded by the coding sequence GTGAATAAAATAGTTTCCATAGTCTTACTCCTTTTTATACTTGGAACAACTTTTGTTTTTGCGCAAGGAGGAAAAGCAGAACCTGTTGTCACCACCCAAAACTTGGTCAAATCAAACGACATCGATCCTTTGACTCCAGCAAAAGCAGCCTTTTATTCGGCTATTTTGCCTGGATTAGGCCAAGCTTACAATAAAAAATATTGGAAAATCCCATTGGTTTATGGAGCCATTGGAACTAGTTTATATTTTTATTTAGATAGTCAAAAAAAGTATAATTTGTTTCGCAATGCCTACAAACAAAGACTTGAAGGTTTTACTGACGACAAGTACAGTTACCTAGATGATAGCAGATTGATAAGTGCTCAAAAATTCTACCAACGCAACCGAGATTTATCGGCCCTATTTGTTGTTGGTTTTTATGTACTCAATATTATTGATGCCAATGTAGACGCGGCTTTATTACAGTTTAATGTAGATGAAAATCTATCGCTTAAACCAAGTTTGTATCAAAATGAACTAAATGCTAAAACCAATTTGGGATTGACATTGAATTACAACTTTTAA
- a CDS encoding ParB/RepB/Spo0J family partition protein produces the protein MAKAIKKQALGRGLSALLKDPENDITSATDKNADKVVGNIIELEIDAIEINPFQPRSNFNEEALKELAVSIKELGVIQPITVRKLDFNKYQLISGERRLRASTLVGLTTIPAYIRIANDNESLVMALVENIQRHDLDPIEIALSYQRLIDEIQLTQEQMSDRVGKKRSTIANYLRLLKLDPIIQTGIRDGFISMGHGRAIINIEDLDIQTDIYQKIVSQNLSVRDTEALVKNYHESLKPKPATKAKVSSFEIDDEQKNTFNRYFGNKVDVKVAGNGKGKITIPFQSEEDFNRIIELIKG, from the coding sequence ATGGCAAAAGCAATAAAAAAACAAGCCCTAGGAAGAGGTTTATCTGCCTTATTAAAAGATCCCGAAAACGATATTACATCAGCAACTGATAAAAACGCTGACAAAGTCGTTGGAAATATCATTGAGCTTGAAATTGATGCTATCGAAATCAATCCGTTTCAACCTAGAAGTAATTTCAACGAAGAGGCGCTGAAAGAACTCGCTGTTTCCATTAAGGAACTAGGTGTTATTCAACCAATTACTGTCCGTAAATTAGATTTCAATAAATACCAATTAATCTCTGGAGAAAGACGTCTTAGAGCTTCTACTCTTGTGGGATTGACCACGATTCCTGCTTATATTCGTATTGCTAATGATAACGAATCATTAGTTATGGCACTGGTTGAAAACATTCAACGTCACGATTTAGATCCAATTGAAATTGCACTTTCTTACCAACGTTTGATAGATGAAATTCAGCTGACTCAAGAACAAATGAGTGACCGTGTGGGAAAAAAACGTTCTACGATTGCTAACTATTTACGTCTTTTAAAACTAGACCCGATAATTCAAACCGGAATTCGTGATGGTTTTATCAGTATGGGACACGGACGTGCCATTATCAACATCGAAGACTTAGACATACAAACTGATATTTATCAAAAAATTGTAAGTCAAAATCTTTCGGTACGTGATACCGAAGCTTTGGTGAAGAATTACCACGAGAGTTTAAAACCAAAACCAGCGACTAAAGCTAAAGTTTCTTCGTTTGAAATCGATGACGAACAAAAAAATACATTTAACAGGTATTTTGGAAACAAAGTAGATGTCAAAGTAGCTGGTAACGGAAAAGGAAAAATCACCATCCCGTTTCAATCAGAAGAAGATTTTAATCGAATTATTGAATTAATAAAAGGATAG
- a CDS encoding AAA family ATPase, whose protein sequence is MGKIIAIANQKGGVGKTTTSINLAASLGVLEKKVLLIDADPQANASSGVGIDVENVEIGTYQILEHSNTPSEAIIKCTAPNVDVIPAHIDLVAIEIELVDKENREYMLKKALESVKDNYDYIIIDCAPSLGLLTLNALTAADSVIIPIQCEYFALEGLGKLLNTIKSIQKIHNPDLDIEGLLLTMYDSRLRLSNQVVEEVQKHFNDMVFNTIIQRNVKLSEAPSFGESIINYDATSKGATNYLSLAEEVIKKNSN, encoded by the coding sequence ATGGGCAAAATCATTGCGATTGCTAATCAAAAAGGAGGAGTTGGAAAAACAACAACGTCAATCAATCTGGCAGCTTCCTTAGGTGTTTTAGAGAAAAAAGTTTTACTTATTGACGCTGACCCTCAAGCCAATGCGAGCTCAGGAGTTGGCATAGATGTGGAAAATGTAGAAATTGGAACTTACCAAATTTTAGAACATAGTAATACACCATCAGAAGCTATTATAAAATGTACAGCCCCTAACGTGGATGTAATTCCTGCACATATTGACCTTGTTGCCATCGAAATCGAATTGGTAGATAAGGAAAATAGGGAATACATGCTTAAAAAAGCATTAGAAAGTGTGAAAGACAATTATGACTATATCATTATTGACTGTGCACCTTCTTTGGGATTACTTACGTTGAACGCTCTTACTGCGGCTGACTCGGTAATTATTCCTATTCAATGTGAATATTTTGCCTTGGAAGGTTTAGGAAAACTTTTAAATACTATAAAGAGCATTCAAAAAATCCACAATCCAGATTTAGACATCGAAGGTTTATTATTGACTATGTACGACTCAAGATTACGCTTGTCTAACCAAGTGGTTGAAGAGGTTCAAAAACACTTCAACGATATGGTTTTCAATACCATTATACAAAGAAACGTAAAGTTGAGTGAGGCACCAAGTTTTGGAGAAAGCATTATCAACTATGACGCAACCAGTAAAGGTGCTACTAATTATTTAAGCCTAGCTGAAGAAGTAATAAAGAAAAACAGCAACTAA
- a CDS encoding LuxR C-terminal-related transcriptional regulator, translated as MENEDNKLKKVWKEGNKTARQLTSIPEINFNELISSLVSLGPFYFYVIDFFDMSISHVSPSIKDIHGFDPETVTFDDIIQTIHPEDMDFVANAENANLKFLYNIVGVDNIVNYKASYSFRSRLKNGEYGMLNHQAIVLTTDENGGFGKALNIHTNIDHLTKKNSYTFSLIGLKDNPSYTDINVSFESNEFTCFSKREMEIIKLISEGLTTIQISEIFNISEHTVKTHRKNINKKSDCKNASELINKCISLGLI; from the coding sequence ATGGAAAACGAGGATAATAAACTTAAAAAAGTTTGGAAAGAAGGTAATAAGACAGCACGTCAACTTACATCTATACCTGAAATTAATTTTAATGAGCTGATTAGTTCATTGGTAAGTCTAGGTCCATTTTATTTCTATGTAATTGACTTTTTTGATATGTCAATATCACATGTAAGCCCTTCAATAAAAGACATTCATGGTTTTGACCCTGAAACAGTAACTTTTGACGATATTATACAAACTATTCATCCAGAGGATATGGATTTTGTAGCCAATGCTGAAAATGCCAATTTAAAATTTCTTTATAATATTGTTGGAGTTGATAATATTGTCAATTATAAAGCTAGTTATTCTTTTAGAAGTAGACTAAAGAATGGAGAATATGGTATGCTAAATCATCAAGCTATTGTTTTGACTACTGATGAGAATGGTGGGTTTGGTAAAGCATTAAATATTCATACAAATATAGATCATCTGACAAAGAAAAATAGCTATACATTCTCATTAATCGGTTTAAAAGATAATCCTTCCTATACGGATATTAATGTTTCTTTTGAATCTAATGAATTCACTTGTTTTTCCAAACGCGAAATGGAAATTATCAAATTAATTTCAGAAGGACTTACCACTATTCAGATTTCTGAAATCTTTAATATTAGTGAACACACCGTAAAAACACACCGTAAAAACATCAACAAAAAATCGGATTGTAAAAACGCTTCTGAATTGATTAATAAGTGTATTTCTCTGGGGTTGATTTAG